The region AGCCTCTTATCTTGGCGTTAATCATGGTCAGGCAGAGCATCATACAATgccttctcaaaagaaaaataatcctacTACTCCCTAGAGTGTTCCCGGCGGCAAGGCCCTCTCCAAATGAGAACAAGGAAGCACAGATTCCAGAGCTTCTCCCACAGGTGGGTTTCAAGGCTGGGACTCTTCTgtttgtaattttgtttattgttgaaTCAACTTGAAGACTCAGCCCATGATCATGGGAAAAAGAAATTCCACGCATAGTGAAGCCGCTTCTTGGCCTCAGAGCCAGCGCCGGGCTCCCGTGAGCGTGTTGAACAGGTAATCTCTGCCTGTACCTAAGCTCGGAtgaacaggagggagagagggcactgCTGGCCTCAGCAGAACAGCCTCCTTCCCTTAAAGGTAGGGGAAGACATTCCAGAACCCTTGGTGAGACCCTCCTTCTCCTTGATCCAacctgtcccctcctccctcctttctcagcAATCCTGTGAAGTCTGGCTCAAATGCACAGGGAAGCATCCTTGATTCCCACAAACTGGACACCAGCCCCCCTAAGCCCAGTGCCAGATCACTCTGCCATAAATCACTGATGACAGTGTAATATCTGAGGGCCTCTTCCCTCACCACTGTTTCTGCCATAGGCAGGAACCAGACCAGGTCTGAGTCACCTTCTGGTCCAACGGGTGTTTGAGAAACGTTGGCTGAAATGCGAATGGGGGTGAGAACAGACCCCATTCAGGGAAAGAGTAAATAGTGGTTGCCTGGTGGTGAAAGGAGATGCTGAGATGGGCTGAAGAGAGAAAGTGGACCCAGGTGGAGAGTGGTTTGGGAAGAGGGGGACTCACGGGAGTCCTGTGCTCTGCCATCAAAGAGCTGCTGATGGGAGGAATGAGAGGACGCAATGAGTTgagccctgcccccagggagcAGCTGGAGGTCTGCTCCCAAAGGGGTCAGGGGCCCACCTGTTTCCTCCATCCTGATGGTGCTGCCATGGGCTCTACCACAGGGGTAGCCATCCACAGGGAGGCAGGCTTGACAGGGGAGTACTCTAGAACAGCCTCAGTGCCCACGATACAGGATGGCAGGTTGGCATACCAGGCTCATGGCACTGCTAGGTGTCTGGGGCATCTCCATCCTTGGTGCCTCCATGAACCCCTCAATGGATTCCTCAGTTCCCTGGATACTAGGGCAAAGTAAGagcaggaataaaagaaaaggctCTTGGTCCCAGCCTCAGTTTAAGGGATGGACTCTCAGGCATAGAGGTTTGCAAAGGAGGCTGACCTGTTCAGTAGCAGAGCCTGGGCTGGTTTTCTTGGTGTCTGTAGCATCTGGGCCAACCTAAAATGCCAGGAGCAGGGACCAATCAGTGAGGGCAGCAGACCTGCTGGCTCCAGGAACCAGCACCATTTATCTGCTCCTTTATACTGGGGATAGCCAATGTCTGTATGCAATGCCCACATTGTTACCCCCACCTTCCCCTGGATTCAGTCCTGTGCCcacaaaaaaaacctcatttgTAGGGGCAGATCAGGTTTGAAGTGGAGGGTAGGGGGTCAGAAATAGGGATAAATGCCCAATGCACGCAAACTCTGAGTCTCAAGCACTGGGTGTCATCCACACGCACCCCACTCCAAGACCCGGCTTTGCCAATAAAGGCAACAACTTGCTCCCAGTGCATTTCTGCCTCTGACCTGAGGACCTCTGGAGGGAGAGGAGCTCCCATTAATATCAGTTTGTCTGCACATCAACTTGGGCATTGTCATCAAATCTTGGTGAAACCACCTATCACAGATGGAGTCCATTAGGGGGCTGGGgtgaggcagagagcagagggatAGGAACCTTACCCCTGGAAGAGCCTGCTGAAGAGCCAGCCTAGAGCCAAGAGAAAGAGGGCACTGGTCACGGTCAGCACCACCACAAACCAGGGTTCCGGCTGCCAGAAAGCCTCCGTGTCTGTCACAAGCAGGGGTGTCGTCACTGAAGTCACCTGAAATGGGGGCCACAGCCCTGCCAAAATGTCCTGATCATCCAGCCTTCAGACCCCTCCAAGAGTTGGGCCACCACACACCCCAGAGTTGCTCTTCCAAATTGCTAGGCTCTTAACACTCAATGGCTCCCTCTGGAGTGCCTTCCCCCATTGTTTCACCTGGAAAACTGGGTCTCCTCCCCCTTCAAGATCCTCTATCCCCACCTCCCAAGGTCCCAAGGGCCCCCCCTCACTGCAGCGCTGCGGGTGCGGGTGGCCGCTGTGCTGGTGCTCCAAGGAACGAGATGCACAATGACAGTGGCTGTGGCGCTGAGGTGGGGAATGGAGCGACCCGCGTCAGCCACCCGGATCAATAGCTCATGAGTATGGGGCTGCTCTGGCCAGGGGGGCCCCAACATGTTGTTGAGCACCAGGATGGGTCCTTGCAGGCTGAATCGGCTCTGACTATTCCCTGAAAGCAgagtggcagaggaaggggaCCATTGCTGGCCTTGGCCTGCTCCTTCCCCAACAGCCTGGAGGCCCCCATGGCCCTCACCTCCCACGATGCTGTAGGAAAAGACCAGACGCTGTGGCTCCTGAGGAACCCAACAGGACACCTTGGTCACCTCCACACTACGGCCCAGGGGAGCGTAGATGGTGAGTTCCTGAAATGGGGGCTGACACTCGGGGGCATGGTCGTTCACATCCTGCAGGAGGGTAGCCTGGTCACCCCAAATTCCCCAGGCCAGCCCCTCAGTCTCCCCCAAGTACAGCCAGAGCCTAGAAGTCAGAAAATAGGTTCCAAAAGTTTCCATTACGAGGCACCACTTCCCTCCAGCCAACCAATGGAGGAAACTTAAGCCCAGTGTAGAAAAGTAGAATGCCAGAGGAAGATCTGAACATTTGCCAAGTTTTTCCAAGGCCTCGGGGCTCAATTACCTCAACCTCAATGGTAATGGTGCAGGAGCCAGAGCGGCGGTTGGTGGGGTCCTGGTCTTGGCTCTGGTCAGTCACTAGGACTGTGAGCCTGTACAATGTCTGCAGCTCATAGTCCAAAGATCCCAGGAGGTGAATTTCCCCTAGAAGAGGTGCCCACAGCCTCAGCTTGCAGTCAACTCTGGTTCCACCCTTCCATCCCAGCCCTGGGGTAGGAGTACCGCTGAGACGGTCCACAGAGAAGGCGGTGGGCCCACCAGAGATGTCATACTCAATGCTGTTGTGTGGGTAATCCTTGTCCGTGCCCACCACAGAGCCCAGCAGGGTGTGGGGCCCTGCATCCTCCCGGATCCGGAATGTGTGTGGGACACAGGCTGGGGAGAACTCATTGACAGGAATCACCATCACCAATACTGGCACCTCAGCTGGAAGCCATTTAGCAGTCAAGGAGCTGGCCTGGGGTGCCCAGCCCTTCCCTGGGGTCTGAGGAGGGAGACATGGCCCTGCACTGGGGGTCTAAGGAGGGAGTTGGtctggaggaaggaagagcaaTAGCCATTCctcacggtggggggggggggtgctagaTGTCAAGGAAAGGAGAGATAATGCCCCACCCTAGGGGTCTGACCTGGAGACAACCCTGCCCTATTGGTTTCTGTGGGAGGAGAGGTGACCCTATCTTGAGGCTAGGTAGAGGAGTACAGAACAGCCCTGTCCTGAATGTCCAGGCCTGGGTATGGTCACTCACTGGTCATCAGGGGCTGACCACCATCGAGCACCAGGATGGAGGCTGCATGCTGAAAGCAGGCCCCAGGAGTGTCACAGTCCAGTGTGGCATTCACCTGGCCAGAGGGGCCACAGAGTGAGACTGAGCCAAGGCCTGGGTGAGCCTAGAGCCACACTGGGCTGCATCAGGTCAGGGCATCCACACATAGTCAaccctgagcctctgttttctggACTACAAAGCAGATTGACTTCACCACCATCTCCTTCACCCCCACGGTCTCAGCTCCCACAGACCCTTGCCCCCCAACCCTCCACTTTCCTGTCCCGAGCACCCTGCACATGGGTCTGGAGGAGGGGACTGTGCACCTCCAAGGCCCTGCCTCGAAGGCAGAGGCTAGCTGGGCCAGGAGGGCTGTGGAACCGCAGCTCGTAGTTGAGGGTGGAGCCAGGAGAGTCTGGATCAGTGCAAGTGAAGGTGTTCAGCACCGTGCCCACCGGCGTGGTCTCGGGGATTTCAGTCCTGGGAGCAGAGTGTGGGCCGCAGGGCAAGAGTCGAACAGGACCATGAGCCATGGCCATCACCCCAAGAGCTTAGGTAAGGTTCCTGTATACTCACACGAGCATCGCTGGGAGGCAGCGCGGGGGCCAGCGGTTGACCGAACGCACATTCACCGTGAGATCGAGGTCAACGCTGGCCCACGGCCTGAGCCGCTCATAGGCCTTCACCTGCAGCCTAGTGACTGCTGCGCCCCAGGCCTGCGCCAACTCCAGGGGCGCGGTGGTGCGGACCACACCGTCCCCTGggcagggtaggggtggggaatACTGATTTAGCCCCTCCCCCAGTTCAACCCTGTCCCCAGCCTCCCACCGGATCCACCGCAGCAGGAGGGCACTGAGCCTGGCCCCTCTTGCCACCTCCTCTGAGGCTCGCCTCTAAATTCTAGCCTGGCCTCCAAACGCCACTGCGCCCCTGTCTGCCTTGGCTCCAGCCTTGTTTCTCAGGAGGGTGAGGAGGTAGCGTGGGTCACTCTGGACCAGCCGCAGAGGCATcccacaccaccaccactcccAGGGCCCCTCACCACGTCCGATGGAGAAGAGCGGGCAGGGCACCGGGGAGAGGATTTCGTAGCGCACGTCGAAGCCCCGGGCTCGAACCTGAACCACCTGACTGCCGGGGGCCAGGTCATCCAGGATGGTGATATTCCGGGCCTGCCCCCTGGaccaaaagggggggggggcactacCTCATGCCCACTCACACCACCCCTAGCCCTgtccacaggcccctcccccgggaGTTCCCTCATACAGGAGCTAGCTGGGGACACTCCAGCAGAGCCACACCTTAACCTTAATCCTAATTCCCTGGGGCTAGGCCTTGCCACCCCCACTGTACCCAGGGTAGGGAAGCCTTACAGGAAGGAGATCTGACTGGAGGGAACAGGCAAAACTTTCACCTTCAGCATCCCATGGCAGCTTCGATTTTGGCCAAAGGTCACCAAAATCTGAAGCTGGAAGACCTGTGGTGCACACAGAACAGGAAGGGGACTAGTGTGTCTACGTATGTCTGTGCCTAGTCTTCCCTGCAAATAGGCACCCCCTGCCTCAGGCCCTCCATGGACAAGGAGCCCCAACCCTCACTCTACCCCAATACCTGTCACTCTGCTGACAGGTAGTCCTTTGAGTCCCGTTCTTTGGGgccataaatttttcttttaggatGCAAACAGCCCAAAAACGTGTGATATCTGAGTCATTCACAATGTGACAATCTTAGAGTTGCTAAGAACCAATCATTAAGACATGGAAGTTTTAAAGAAGGAACTTTtcgggccacctgggtggctcagtcattaggcgtctgccttcggctcaggtcatgatcccagggtcctggaattgagtccctcatcgggctctctgctcggcgggaagcctgcttctccctctcccactccccttgcttgtgttcctgctctcactgtctctctctctctctctctctctgtcaaataaataaataaaatcttaaaaaaaaaaaagaaggaacttcTCTAACCTCCAGACGAGCCACTTTACCTAGAACTTTCTCTTCCTGTGTGACTGCTCTGAACACCCTCAGTTCTATTAAAGGGAGAGCTCCCAGAGCCAGGGATCccttttctttctggaactccagAACCCAGCACAGAACCAGGCCAACATGGGAGAACAGCCAGCATGTGGCAACAGGTACAGATGTGGGCTACGTCTGAGCAGGGCAGCAAAATTTAGGAGGCCAAGAACAAACAAACCTCCAGGAAATTGTGTCCATTGCATGCCCCATCCATGGGTATCCCCAGGTTCCAAGTCAAGCTCACCTTTCCAGCCTGGCCTTTGAGGCCCTGGGATGGTGCCAGCAGCCAACCTTGCCCATTGATGGAGAAAGGTCCAGGGAAGTATGGAGGGTCCTGGGCACTGTTAATGCTTATCTGACAGGACAGAGATGCTggaggccccagccccagccccagcccccagtgaCCCAAAATCCCCCAACAACCCAGCTGGTACCTGCCCATACCCAACTCTCCCATACCCCATCATCGGGTGGCTCCCCAACCTCCACCCTGACCCCTGGCCCTGATCCTCaatcttttctgcttttaaatcaattattttgctctttttgtttgtttgtttagcaacattttttggggggattaCATAATTACAGTGGGGGGACACAGAATTTTCATAAAGAATTCGGAACACACAGGAGAACCTGAAAGAACACAAGCCCTTAAGATGTCCTTGTAGGAACAGCCATGGTCATTGGGGGTGGGCAGCCCTCAGTGGCTCTCTCCAAGAACATACATCACGCAGAGGCTTAGTGGACACTAAAGGGTCTCTCTGCTGTCTGTGTTTGGCCAGAGAGGAGCTGGGCCAAGGAGGGGCCGGGCTTGGTTTCCCCATGTGCCTCCCCCATCCTGTCCCCCCACTGTCCCTGCGCTGGGCTCACCTGGGCATGCTGGAGTTCCAGGCCTGGGAGCAGCAGAGTGTACAGCTGGGCCCCAGGTGTGACTGTTTCCCGAACCTGAATGATTTCCCCAGCTAGCCAGAGGGGAGGTCAGGGAGGCTCTGTTCAAGCCATGCCTGCTCAccccctgcctgctgcccctGGCCTCACCTGGGCTGGCAAATCGGCCAGAGCACGGGCTATAGCCAGGGTCCCGGTACACATCCACATAGAGTGGTCCCTCCGTCACATTGTTGCCACATGTGAACCGAAGCTGCAGTTCATAGTGGTTCACTGCTAGGGCATCCAGCCGGGCCAAGCTGTTTAAGGTCACCTATGGCAGATGCGCAGTGCCATGTGGGACTCTAGGCTCTCCATCCCCCTACACTAACTCTGGCTTGGTGAATTAAGGGCCTCCCTTGTCCCCCCATGGTTCCCATCTGTGCCCATGACCCTACCGTGCCCACATAGATCTTCTGCCACCTGCTCAAGCTGGGTTGGTTGAAGAAGGTGGTGGGTGGCTGCACGTGGACCAACTCCAGCATGGGCATGTGAGCAGTGCAGTTGAAGGAGAAGGAATGAATGGTGGTGCCAGGTCCCTGGCTTTCAGAGACATTTATGAACCAGGGCAGGCAGTGGAGTTCTGTGAGAAAGAAACAATTCACGCTGGAGGCCCCCCAGGCTCGTGGAACCACATAGATGAGCCCTTCAGCCTCAGGGCCAGGTCGCATCTCGGGGCGAAGCAGCCATAACTCTTCCTTGTCCCCCACATCCAACCAGGGCTCAGCTCATTGAATAGAACGGGAGTGAAGACTTGGTTGAGGAAGCAGCCACGATAAGGAATGAGGGTCAGGGAGTTAGAACTTTGCCCTTCCCTGGCTCTCCCACAGCCCCCGCCCTGCATGGTAACTTATCCGAGAAGAGTCACGATTCCACTCCACTGTGGAGTGTGTCAGAGCATGAGAACTGGGGTTCCCCCACCCACCGGCTCCTCACCAGAGACAACCAGAGCAAGCAGAAGCGCCGGGGGCCTGAGCAGGGCCATAGTGGCCTGAAGATACAGACAGCAGATGAGACTCCGGAAGACCAGACGTGTTTGTCGGGCCTACCCTGTTGCTAGGTCAGTTGCTTAAACACAGCTGGGTAGGCTGGACTCCTGGGCCTCCCAGATCCTAGCCCCACCCACCCCTGGTAACTTGAGCTCTAGACTCCAGGCAGGCATTAAAAGGCCTGGACAACCCCAAGTTTTACTGCTTCCAGTGAATTCTCCCATTCGTTACTATAACCCAAAGGAAATGTTAGAGGGAAAGGATCAAGCTTCAGGTagggaaactggggctcagggaaGTAAGTCTTGGTCATGCAGTCTTTGGAGACACAAACACAGCACCCAGGAAAACTAGGTTAAGGACTTGCTACGCCACAGAGTCCAAACTCCAGTTGCCCACCCCCTCTCACCACTAAGAACATTATCTGTttagggcgcatgggtggctcagtccattaagcgtctgccttcagctcaggtcatgatcccaggatcctggaatcaagtcctgcatcaggctccttgctcaccggggagcctgcttctccctctccctctgccgcttcccctgcttgtgctctctctctctcaaataaataaaatcttaaacaaacaaacaaaaaagaacattatCTGCCTGTAAATCTGAGCCCAGCCATCAACAAAATCTCTTAAAAGTTGCCTACATCCCAGAAGCAAAAAGAATCCTTGGTGATATAAATCAAAATAGTGGTTATCTTTGAGGATATCACCCAGAGGGGGCACAGAGTGTCCTCCCTGGAGTAGCTGGGGCTAGTCTATACCTCAATCTGGGTGACAGGTGTACAAGGGTTTACAGATTTTAACATTCATTGAGCTATACCTCTCggtttcctcccacctccctggctGCTCCTGCTTAGCCCATTTGCTGGTCCTGCTTCCCTACCACCACCAGGGCTCAGTCCTGACCGCTGCCCTCCTCTGTCTACACTCACCTCCCCCAACACATCCAAGCCCGTGGCCTTAAATACTATCCACTCGCTTTGCCTTCCAG is a window of Zalophus californianus isolate mZalCal1 chromosome 1, mZalCal1.pri.v2, whole genome shotgun sequence DNA encoding:
- the CDHR4 gene encoding cadherin-related family member 4 isoform X5, giving the protein MALLRPPALLLALVVSELHCLPWFINVSESQGPGTTIHSFSFNCTAHMPMLELVHVQPPTTFFNQPSLSRWQKIYVGTVTLNSLARLDALAVNHYELQLRFTCGNNVTEGPLYVDVYRDPGYSPCSGRFASPAGEIIQVRETVTPGAQLYTLLLPGLELQHAQISINSAQDPPYFPGPFSINGQGWLLAPSQGLKGQAGKVFQLQILVTFGQNRSCHGMLKVKVLPVPSSQISFLGQARNITILDDLAPGSQVVQVRARGFDVRYEILSPVPCPLFSIGRGDGVVRTTAPLELAQAWGAAVTRLQVKAYERLRPWASVDLDLTVNVRSVNRWPPRCLPAMLVTEIPETTPVGTVLNTFTCTDPDSPGSTLNYELRFHSPPGPASLCLRGRALEVNATLDCDTPGACFQHAASILVLDGGQPLMTTEVPVLVMVIPVNEFSPACVPHTFRIREDAGPHTLLGSVVGTDKDYPHNSIEYDISGGPTAFSVDRLSGTPTPGLGWKGGTRVDCKLRLWAPLLGEIHLLGSLDYELQTLYRLTVLVTDQSQDQDPTNRRSGSCTITIEVEDVNDHAPECQPPFQELTIYAPLGRSVEVTKVSCWVPQEPQRLVFSYSIVGGNSQSRFSLQGPILVLNNMLGPPWPEQPHTHELLIRVADAGRSIPHLSATATVIVHLVPWSTSTAATRTRSAAVTSVTTPLLVTDTEAFWQPEPWFVVVLTVTSALFLLALGWLFSRLFQGLAQMLQTPRKPAQALLLNSIQGTEESIEGFMEAPRMEMPQTPSSAMSLLFDGRAQDSRTGRDYLFNTLTGARRWL
- the CDHR4 gene encoding cadherin-related family member 4 isoform X4 → MALLRPPALLLALVVSELHCLPWFINVSESQGPGTTIHSFSFNCTAHMPMLELVHVQPPTTFFNQPSLSRWQKIYVGTVTLNSLARLDALAVNHYELQLRFTCGNNVTEGPLYVDVYRDPGYSPCSGRFASPAGEIIQVRETVTPGAQLYTLLLPGLELQHAQISINSAQDPPYFPGPFSINGQGWLLAPSQGLKGQAGKVFQLQILVTFGQNRSCHGMLKVKVLPVPSSQISFLGQARNITILDDLAPGSQVVQVRARGFDVRYEILSPVPCPLFSIGRGDGVVRTTAPLELAQAWGAAVTRLQVKAYERLRPWASVDLDLTVNVRSVNRWPPRCLPAMLVTEIPETTPVGTVLNTFTCTDPDSPGSTLNYELRFHSPPGPASLCLRGRALEVNATLDCDTPGACFQHAASILVLDGGQPLMTTEVPVLVMVIPVNEFSPACVPHTFRIREDAGPHTLLGSVVGTDKDYPHNSIEYDISGGPTAFSVDRLSGTPTPGLGWKGGTRVDCKLRLWAPLLGEIHLLGSLDYELQTLYRLTVLVTDQSQDQDPTNRRSGSCTITIEVEDVNDHAPECQPPFQELTIYAPLGRSVEVTKVSCWVPQEPQRLVFSYSIVGGNSQSRFSLQGPILVLNNMLGPPWPEQPHTHELLIRVADAGRSIPHLSATATVIVHLVPWSTSTAATRTRSAAVTSVTTPLLVTDTEAFWQPEPWFVVVLTVTSALFLLALGWLFSRLFQGLAQMLQTPRKPAQALLLNSIQGTEESIEGFMEAPRMEMPQTPSSAMSLQLFDGRAQDSRTGRDYLFNTLTGARRWL
- the CDHR4 gene encoding cadherin-related family member 4 isoform X7, whose amino-acid sequence is MALLRPPALLLALVVSELHCLPWFINVSESQGPGTTIHSFSFNCTAHMPMLELVHVQPPTTFFNQPSLSRWQKIYVGTVTLNSLARLDALAVNHYELQLRFTCGNNVTEGPLYVDVYRDPGYSPCSGRFASPAGEIIQVRETVTPGAQLYTLLLPGLELQHAQISINSAQDPPYFPGPFSINGQGWLLAPSQGLKGQAGKVFQLQILVTFGQNRSCHGMLKVKVLPVPSSQISFLGQARNITILDDLAPGSQVVQVRARGFDVRYEILSPVPCPLFSIGRGDGVVRTTAPLELAQAWGAAVTRLQVKAYERLRPWASVDLDLTVNVRSVNRWPPRCLPAMLVTEIPETTPVGTVLNTFTCTDPDSPGSTLNYELRFHSPPGPASLCLRGRALEVNATLDCDTPGACFQHAASILVLDGGQPLMTTEVPVLVMVIPVNEFSPACVPHTFRIREDAGPHTLLGSVVGTDKDYPHNSIEYDISGGPTAFSVDRLSGEIHLLGSLDYELQTLYRLTVLVTDQSQDQDPTNRRSGSCTITIEVEDVNDHAPECQPPFQELTIYAPLGRSVEVTKVSCWVPQEPQRLVFSYSIVGGNSQSRFSLQGPILVLNNMLGPPWPEQPHTHELLIRVADAGRSIPHLSATATVIVHLVPWSTSTAATRTRSAAVTSVTTPLLVTDTEAFWQPEPWFVVVLTVTSALFLLALGWLFSRLFQGLAQMLQTPRKPAQALLLNSIQGTEESIEGFMEAPRMEMPQTPSSAMSLLFDGRAQDSRTGRDYLFNTLTGARRWL
- the CDHR4 gene encoding cadherin-related family member 4 isoform X6 → MALLRPPALLLALVVSELHCLPWFINVSESQGPGTTIHSFSFNCTAHMPMLELVHVQPPTTFFNQPSLSRWQKIYVGTVTLNSLARLDALAVNHYELQLRFTCGNNVTEGPLYVDVYRDPGYSPCSGRFASPAGEIIQVRETVTPGAQLYTLLLPGLELQHAQISINSAQDPPYFPGPFSINGQGWLLAPSQGLKGQAGKVFQLQILVTFGQNRSCHGMLKVKVLPVPSSQISFLGQARNITILDDLAPGSQVVQVRARGFDVRYEILSPVPCPLFSIGRGDGVVRTTAPLELAQAWGAAVTRLQVKAYERLRPWASVDLDLTVNVRSVNRWPPRCLPAMLVTEIPETTPVGTVLNTFTCTDPDSPGSTLNYELRFHSPPGPASLCLRGRALEVNATLDCDTPGACFQHAASILVLDGGQPLMTTEVPVLVMVIPVNEFSPACVPHTFRIREDAGPHTLLGSVVGTDKDYPHNSIEYDISGGPTAFSVDRLSGEIHLLGSLDYELQTLYRLTVLVTDQSQDQDPTNRRSGSCTITIEVEDVNDHAPECQPPFQELTIYAPLGRSVEVTKVSCWVPQEPQRLVFSYSIVGGNSQSRFSLQGPILVLNNMLGPPWPEQPHTHELLIRVADAGRSIPHLSATATVIVHLVPWSTSTAATRTRSAAVTSVTTPLLVTDTEAFWQPEPWFVVVLTVTSALFLLALGWLFSRLFQGLAQMLQTPRKPAQALLLNSIQGTEESIEGFMEAPRMEMPQTPSSAMSLQLFDGRAQDSRESPSSQTTLHLGPLSLFSPSQHLLSPPGNHYLLFP
- the CDHR4 gene encoding cadherin-related family member 4 isoform X9; its protein translation is MWMCTGTLAIARALADLPAQVRETVTPGAQLYTLLLPGLELQHAQISINSAQDPPYFPGPFSINGQGWLLAPSQGLKGQAGKVFQLQILVTFGQNRSCHGMLKVKVLPVPSSQISFLGQARNITILDDLAPGSQVVQVRARGFDVRYEILSPVPCPLFSIGRGDGVVRTTAPLELAQAWGAAVTRLQVKAYERLRPWASVDLDLTVNVRSVNRWPPRCLPAMLVTEIPETTPVGTVLNTFTCTDPDSPGSTLNYELRFHSPPGPASLCLRGRALEVNATLDCDTPGACFQHAASILVLDGGQPLMTTEVPVLVMVIPVNEFSPACVPHTFRIREDAGPHTLLGSVVGTDKDYPHNSIEYDISGGPTAFSVDRLSGTPTPGLGWKGGTRVDCKLRLWAPLLGEIHLLGSLDYELQTLYRLTVLVTDQSQDQDPTNRRSGSCTITIEVEDVNDHAPECQPPFQELTIYAPLGRSVEVTKVSCWVPQEPQRLVFSYSIVGGNSQSRFSLQGPILVLNNMLGPPWPEQPHTHELLIRVADAGRSIPHLSATATVIVHLVPWSTSTAATRTRSAAVTSVTTPLLVTDTEAFWQPEPWFVVVLTVTSALFLLALGWLFSRLFQGLAQMLQTPRKPAQALLLNSIQGTEESIEGFMEAPRMEMPQTPSSAMSLQLFDGRAQDSRESPSSQTTLHLGPLSLFSPSQHLLSPPGNHYLLFP
- the CDHR4 gene encoding cadherin-related family member 4 isoform X2 produces the protein MALLRPPALLLALVVSELHCLPWFINVSESQGPGTTIHSFSFNCTAHMPMLELVHVQPPTTFFNQPSLSRWQKIYVGTVTLNSLARLDALAVNHYELQLRFTCGNNVTEGPLYVDVYRDPGYSPCSGRFASPGSGNSHTWGPAVHSAAPRPGTPACPASLSCQISINSAQDPPYFPGPFSINGQGWLLAPSQGLKGQAGKVFQLQILVTFGQNRSCHGMLKVKVLPVPSSQISFLGQARNITILDDLAPGSQVVQVRARGFDVRYEILSPVPCPLFSIGRGDGVVRTTAPLELAQAWGAAVTRLQVKAYERLRPWASVDLDLTVNVRSVNRWPPRCLPAMLVTEIPETTPVGTVLNTFTCTDPDSPGSTLNYELRFHSPPGPASLCLRGRALEVNATLDCDTPGACFQHAASILVLDGGQPLMTTEVPVLVMVIPVNEFSPACVPHTFRIREDAGPHTLLGSVVGTDKDYPHNSIEYDISGGPTAFSVDRLSGTPTPGLGWKGGTRVDCKLRLWAPLLGEIHLLGSLDYELQTLYRLTVLVTDQSQDQDPTNRRSGSCTITIEVEDVNDHAPECQPPFQELTIYAPLGRSVEVTKVSCWVPQEPQRLVFSYSIVGGNSQSRFSLQGPILVLNNMLGPPWPEQPHTHELLIRVADAGRSIPHLSATATVIVHLVPWSTSTAATRTRSAAVTSVTTPLLVTDTEAFWQPEPWFVVVLTVTSALFLLALGWLFSRLFQGLAQMLQTPRKPAQALLLNSIQGTEESIEGFMEAPRMEMPQTPSSAMSLQLFDGRAQDSRESPSSQTTLHLGPLSLFSPSQHLLSPPGNHYLLFP
- the CDHR4 gene encoding cadherin-related family member 4 isoform X3, translating into MALLRPPALLLALVVSELHCLPWFINVSESQGPGTTIHSFSFNCTAHMPMLELVHVQPPTTFFNQPSLSRWQKIYVGTVTLNSLARLDALAVNHYELQLRFTCGNNVTEGPLYVDVYRDPGYSPCSGRFASPAGEIIQVRETVTPGAQLYTLLLPGLELQHAQISINSAQDPPYFPGPFSINGQGWLLAPSQGLKGQAGKVFQLQILVTFGQNRSCHGMLKVKVLPVPSSQISFLGQARNITILDDLAPGSQVVQVRARGFDVRYEILSPVPCPLFSIGRGDGVVRTTAPLELAQAWGAAVTRLQVKAYERLRPWASVDLDLTVNVRSVNRWPPRCLPAMLVTEIPETTPVGTVLNTFTCTDPDSPGSTLNYELRFHSPPGPASLCLRGRALEVNATLDCDTPGACFQHAASILVLDGGQPLMTTEVPVLVMVIPVNEFSPACVPHTFRIREDAGPHTLLGSVVGTDKDYPHNSIEYDISGGPTAFSVDRLSGTPTPGLGWKGGTRVDCKLRLWAPLLGEIHLLGSLDYELQTLYRLTVLVTDQSQDQDPTNRRSGSCTITIEVEDVNDHAPECQPPFQELTIYAPLGRSVEVTKVSCWVPQEPQRLVFSYSIVGGNSQSRFSLQGPILVLNNMLGPPWPEQPHTHELLIRVADAGRSIPHLSATATVIVHLVPWSTSTAATRTRSAAVTSVTTPLLVTDTEAFWQPEPWFVVVLTVTSALFLLALGWLFSRLFQGLAQMLQTPRKPAQALLLNSIQGTEESIEGFMEAPRMEMPQTPSSAMSLLFDGRAQDSRESPSSQTTLHLGPLSLFSPSQHLLSPPGNHYLLFP